CTTCATCGACAGCGTCACGACCTTCACAGGGGGGCTGCTTTGCGCCCGGAGCTCGTCGGCGAGGGTGGGTACGAGCAAGCGTCGGGCGCTCTCGCCCGACGTTGCGGCCCCGGCGCCGTATGCGACGGCAGGCGCTGACGGGTCAGCGGTGCAGGACAACTGTTGGCCGGCCTCGCGGTCCCACCAGGCATTGTTGATGACGCCATGCTTCCACGGGAGCGTGCCCGTGGCGATGGTCGCGTGACCAGCACAGGTCACCGTCCGCGCGTACGGATACGCGGCTTCGGAGAACCATGCGCCCTCGTCGAGGAGTCGGCGGAGGCCCTTGGTCCATTGACCCTCGAACTTGTCGATGTAGTCCGTGCGGAACTGGTCGACGCCGACCACCACGACGAGACGAGGCTTTGGCCCCAGGGCGGACACGCGCTGGGCGGTCGGCGCGGCTGATGAGGTTAGGAGCAGGAGGACTGCGAAAAGAGCGGGTCGCGCGTGTGGCATGATCAAGGGCGGGTTCCTCGCCAACGATTGCCTTGCACTATACAGGAAACGACATAGGAAATAACGTAGCGACGGGCCTTTCCGCCTTCGCGCTTCGCGCTTCGGCGGACCCCTCGCTACGTACGAGGAAATGTCGAAACGTCACCTGCGTTCCGGATGTGCGTTGGGCTCCAACGGGTATCCGTGCTGTTGCCAGGCATCGAACCCGCCACGTAGGTAGCGGACATTGGGGAAGCCATGTTCGAGAAGCATGTACGCCGCACGGGCGCTGGATCCCTCGCGCAGTCAGGTGCAGTAGGTCACGACGAGCGTGTCACGCTGTATCTTCTTTGCGTGCGCCTCGAGCTCGTGTAACGGGAGCCGGATCGCCCCTGGGAGCCTCGTCTGCGCTTCCTCCCAGGCACTGAGGGTTCTCACGTCGGCGAAAGTGATCGGAGCGCCTGTATCCAAGAGCTCCTTGGCCTCTGGCGGCGTGATGGATGCGACGGTAGGTCCCAGCAGAAGGTCGAGCTGCCGGCGAACGTGCGCCATCAAGACAGTCAAATTCGCCCTCAGACGCTCCACGAGCCCTCCTGATCTCGAACCATGACTTTTCCCATAATAGCGTTAATAACGTTGAGTTGTTGAACCTTGAATCTTGAACCTCCAGCTCCAGACGCCCGGTGGAACGGGTGGATATGGGTCTACCGAACGCGGTGGTTGGACCGCGCGCTGTCGATTGTGACGAGGCCCGTGTACCCCGGCGAGGGACTGAGCGCGCTCCTGCTCGGCACGAACCTGTTTCTCCTGCTTTCGAGCTACTACTTGCTCAAGGTCGTCCGGGAGGCGCTCATCCTCAGCCAGAACGGGGCAGAAGCCAAGACCTATGCGACCGCCGCTCAAGCCGCGCTCTTGCTGTGCGTCGTGCCGGCGTACGACATGCTGGCGAAGCGGTTCCTGCGAACCCGGCTCGTCATGATTGTCACATGCTTCTTCATGACGCACCTGTTGATCTTTGCGGGGCTGGGCCAAGTCGGCGTGGCGATCGATGTGCCGTTCTTCCTTTGGCTTGGCGTCTTCAGCGTCGTGATCGTCGCCCAATTCTGGGCCTTTGCGAGCGACGTGTACACCGAGGAGGAAGGTAAGCGTCTCTTCCCGATCCTCGGGGTTGGCAGCGCGCTCGGGTCGCTCGTTGGAGCCGCCCTCTCCGGCCATGCGCTCGCGGCGTTGGGACCGCACGGCGTCATGTTGCTTGCGGCCGGTCTTTTGGCGGCGGCGGTGATGAGCACCTGGGTGGTCAATCGTTACATGTGCGCAACATGCAGCAATCAGCCCGACATCGCCGACCAGCCGTTCAGGGACCGGGGTGGCTTCCGGCTCGTGTTCTCGGACCGGTACCTCGTGTTGATCGCCCTGTTCGTCCTTCTCTTGAACGTGGTGAACACCGGTGGCGAGTTCCTCCTCGGCAAACTCGTGGTGGCGGAAGCGGATCGTCGCGCGCTGCTCGCCGGTGATGCGTTCGGCCGTCAGGCCTTCATTGGTGATTTCTACAGCCGATACTTCACGGTGGCAAGCCTATTGGGCTTGCTGTTCCAAATCTTCCTCGTGTCCAGGATCTTTCGGTGGATCGGCATTCGAGGCGCCCTGCTCGTGACCCCGTGCATCGCGCTCGGTGGCTACGTCCTGTTGGCGGGAGCGCCGCTGCTCGCCGTGCTCGGTGCAACGAAGTTGCTCGAGAACTCGTCAGATTACTCGATTCAAAACACGGCACGCCACTCGCTGTTCCTCTCGGTTGGACGGGATGCCAAATACAAAGCCAAGCAGGCAATCGACACGGTCTTTTGGCGCGCCGGCGACCTGGTCCAGGCGGGCCTGGTCTTTGCCGGCAGCCTGCTTGCATTCACGGTACGACAGTACGCGCTCGTGCTCTTACTCTCGGTCGTCGGCTGGCTCATCGTCACGGCGCGGCTTGGTCGAGAGTATCGGAGCCGGCAGCTGCACGAGACGCCCGAGGCCCGCGGGACATC
The Luteitalea sp. genome window above contains:
- a CDS encoding translocase yields the protein MTRPVYPGEGLSALLLGTNLFLLLSSYYLLKVVREALILSQNGAEAKTYATAAQAALLLCVVPAYDMLAKRFLRTRLVMIVTCFFMTHLLIFAGLGQVGVAIDVPFFLWLGVFSVVIVAQFWAFASDVYTEEEGKRLFPILGVGSALGSLVGAALSGHALAALGPHGVMLLAAGLLAAAVMSTWVVNRYMCATCSNQPDIADQPFRDRGGFRLVFSDRYLVLIALFVLLLNVVNTGGEFLLGKLVVAEADRRALLAGDAFGRQAFIGDFYSRYFTVASLLGLLFQIFLVSRIFRWIGIRGALLVTPCIALGGYVLLAGAPLLAVLGATKLLENSSDYSIQNTARHSLFLSVGRDAKYKAKQAIDTVFWRAGDLVQAGLVFAGSLLAFTVRQYALVLLLSVVGWLIVTARLGREYRSRQLHETPEARGTSMAGEAS